In the genome of Microbacterium endophyticum, one region contains:
- the gatC gene encoding Asp-tRNA(Asn)/Glu-tRNA(Gln) amidotransferase subunit GatC has protein sequence MSEITPELVRHLGVLARIQLSADEVERLTGQLDAIVDNVAKVSQVATAEVPAMSHPIALQNVYRPDVPEAVLTPAEALKNAPDAADGRIRVTAILGEEQ, from the coding sequence GTGTCTGAAATCACCCCCGAACTCGTCCGCCATCTTGGCGTCCTCGCCCGGATTCAGCTGAGCGCCGACGAGGTGGAACGTCTCACCGGTCAACTCGACGCAATCGTCGATAACGTCGCGAAGGTTTCGCAGGTTGCTACCGCGGAGGTACCCGCGATGAGCCACCCGATTGCACTGCAAAACGTGTACCGCCCAGACGTTCCCGAAGCTGTGCTGACGCCCGCGGAGGCGCTGAAGAATGCGCCGGATGCAGCAGATGGCAGAATCCGCGTGACGGCGATTTTGGGAGAAGAACAGTGA